Proteins from a single region of Murdochiella vaginalis:
- a CDS encoding CD1107 family mobile element protein: protein MKTSLKNKRITAIVVAFTLLMGGVLGVLKVGAKTVFASNEPPEKYETYYELKFEDHTSDDTFRGFYYVGKENKEGQPLNFKFSLSKSFEEKGGVVVDKYNETFTNENMDKENELDDLRYMTKKPYPYYRIHNVGTGAFTSIVSPRDKDNYYIGDITEKAEERTIKGKKANVIVYTCPVLQLNRNIEKVTVDYEGELKEETKNAIIDRVKEVNPNINNVKEIKIVKNKLIIETWNRFHTGVPYLELPLEDLYKRVANASAQTDNKDTKDQESQTKSEVKVKYQYQDGKVYKEYSAYFDKNQVIDASDLEMLPDNMSFNDNFVSYKVKCDGSDSIIRIVKKLESNAQTQTEKQKTEDKGTQTELSKDDISKMEKESKELQEKLDKLNQEIKDKDKLSDKQKEKIKDLEEKIDKLKEKLEKGKDDKDLSADMKKEIEKLTEKIKELEKKTNEVGKATVTHNPTVTPISPISGMKTGTGNFPQTSVSDMGKGSSSQDNTGKITKDTNVDKTDGKEKEVRYPNKLTPKQPANNSSQDFSMDGSSKTVNTNKGVASAPSKARGTVTENKDNANNDYPIHHGDSSDKGETDMYSADARQFVTFTTKNGKTFHLIINHDEDSENVMLLTEVSEDDLLNMVEKKEAPKQEITKEEPQKEEPKPVKKEESSNTGTYLILILVVAGALGAGYYFKVVKKKEDKELESFEEEDDDFFSEAEESENEVDEAETEDKEDDDLE from the coding sequence ATGAAAACCAGTTTGAAAAATAAAAGAATTACAGCCATTGTTGTAGCTTTTACCCTGTTAATGGGTGGAGTTTTAGGGGTGTTAAAAGTTGGTGCAAAGACAGTGTTTGCGTCAAATGAACCGCCTGAAAAATATGAAACATATTATGAACTGAAATTTGAGGATCATACTTCAGATGACACCTTTAGAGGATTTTATTATGTCGGAAAAGAAAATAAAGAAGGTCAGCCATTGAACTTTAAATTTTCCTTATCAAAATCCTTTGAAGAAAAGGGCGGTGTGGTTGTCGATAAGTATAATGAAACCTTTACCAATGAGAACATGGACAAGGAAAATGAGTTAGATGATCTAAGATACATGACAAAGAAACCCTATCCATATTATCGAATTCATAATGTAGGGACAGGTGCTTTTACAAGTATCGTTTCTCCAAGAGATAAAGATAATTACTATATTGGAGATATTACAGAAAAAGCAGAAGAACGAACCATAAAAGGAAAGAAAGCAAATGTCATTGTCTATACCTGCCCTGTTCTACAGTTAAATAGAAATATTGAGAAAGTAACAGTTGACTATGAGGGAGAGCTTAAAGAGGAAACAAAGAACGCTATTATTGACAGAGTAAAAGAAGTAAATCCCAATATCAACAATGTAAAAGAAATTAAGATTGTTAAGAACAAGCTGATTATTGAAACATGGAACAGATTTCATACAGGTGTCCCATACCTTGAATTACCTTTAGAGGATTTATATAAGAGAGTAGCGAATGCGTCAGCTCAAACAGACAATAAGGATACAAAGGATCAGGAAAGTCAGACAAAAAGTGAAGTAAAGGTCAAATATCAATATCAGGATGGAAAGGTATATAAGGAGTATTCAGCTTATTTTGATAAAAATCAGGTGATTGACGCTTCTGATCTTGAAATGCTTCCTGATAACATGAGCTTTAATGACAATTTTGTAAGCTACAAAGTAAAATGTGATGGAAGCGATAGTATTATCCGAATTGTAAAAAAGTTAGAAAGTAATGCTCAGACGCAGACGGAAAAGCAAAAAACAGAAGATAAGGGAACTCAAACAGAGCTTAGCAAAGATGATATTTCCAAAATGGAAAAGGAATCTAAGGAACTTCAGGAAAAACTTGATAAGCTAAATCAAGAGATTAAGGACAAGGATAAATTAAGCGACAAGCAAAAGGAGAAAATCAAAGACCTTGAGGAAAAAATAGATAAGCTGAAGGAAAAACTTGAAAAGGGCAAAGACGATAAGGACTTATCGGCGGATATGAAAAAGGAGATTGAGAAGCTAACTGAGAAAATTAAGGAGCTTGAGAAAAAGACGAATGAGGTTGGCAAGGCTACAGTTACGCATAATCCTACTGTAACACCAATCAGCCCTATCTCCGGAATGAAAACAGGAACAGGAAACTTCCCTCAAACATCGGTAAGTGATATGGGAAAAGGCTCATCATCACAGGATAATACAGGAAAGATTACAAAGGACACAAATGTTGACAAGACCGATGGAAAAGAAAAAGAAGTTCGTTATCCCAATAAGCTGACACCGAAACAGCCTGCCAATAACAGCAGTCAGGATTTCTCTATGGATGGTTCAAGTAAGACAGTAAATACCAATAAAGGAGTTGCGTCAGCACCATCAAAGGCAAGAGGAACTGTTACGGAAAATAAGGATAATGCGAACAATGATTATCCAATTCATCATGGAGATAGCAGTGATAAGGGAGAAACGGATATGTATTCAGCGGATGCAAGACAGTTTGTTACCTTTACTACTAAGAATGGCAAGACTTTCCATCTAATCATCAATCACGATGAGGATAGCGAGAATGTTATGCTCCTAACAGAAGTATCCGAAGACGATCTTCTTAATATGGTTGAGAAAAAAGAAGCTCCGAAACAGGAAATTACAAAGGAAGAACCACAAAAAGAAGAACCTAAACCTGTGAAAAAAGAAGAAAGCAGTAATACAGGAACCTATTTAATTCTAATTCTTGTAGTAGCAGGAGCATTAGGTGCAGGATATTATTTCAAGGTCGTTAAGAAAAAGGAAGATAAGGAGCTTGAAAGCTTTGAGGAGGAAGATGATGATTTCTTTTCAGAAGCGGAAGAAAGTGAAAATGAAGTAGATGAAGCAGAAACAGAAGATAAGGAAGATGATGATTTGGAATAA
- a CDS encoding PrgI family protein: MAYVPIPKDLKKVKTKVAFNLTKRQLIGFTIAGLIGIPIYLFMRKVVPNDIAVIFLIVSTLPIFFITLFEKDGLSFEKYFKYVYLHKFYQPQKRVRKEVYLERQKKDSAAKVRTKPKEVKKSKTGLKAK; encoded by the coding sequence ATGGCATATGTACCTATCCCAAAAGACTTAAAGAAGGTAAAAACAAAGGTAGCATTCAACCTGACGAAAAGACAGCTTATCGGTTTTACGATTGCAGGACTGATTGGAATACCAATTTATTTATTTATGCGAAAGGTAGTTCCAAATGATATAGCAGTCATCTTTCTCATTGTGTCCACACTTCCCATATTTTTCATCACTCTTTTTGAAAAGGACGGACTTAGCTTTGAGAAATACTTTAAGTATGTTTACCTTCATAAATTTTATCAGCCACAAAAAAGAGTGAGAAAGGAGGTTTACCTTGAAAGACAAAAGAAAGATTCAGCAGCTAAAGTTAGAACAAAACCAAAAGAAGTTAAGAAGTCAAAAACAGGACTTAAAGCAAAATAA
- the ltrA gene encoding group II intron reverse transcriptase/maturase → MPVPTSEQQERKSKQRKIRNSEYYDMESTFDRLYAESKNGKTFNHLMEIIESEENIKLAYRTIKKNTGSNTAGVDKRTIKSLMKLSEEEYVRQIRNQFSNYHPRPVRRVEIPKPNGKMRPLGIPTIIDRIVQQCVLQVMEPICEAKFSENSNGFRPNRSAETAIAQCMRLVQVQHLHHVVDLDIKGFFDNINHTKLIRQIWALGIRDKKLICIIKEMLKAPVIMPNGEKVYPTKGTPQGGILSPLLANIVLNELDWWIASQWEEMPTKTEFKIRENASGTKIKSHSYRALRRSRLKEMHAVRYADDFKIFCSSHEEAVRAYKATELWLKDRLGLDISPDKSKVANLKRQYSEFLGFKLKVRKKGRKYVIRSHMSDKAYKKAHEKLSEEVKKLAHSSEEAQFMQLQKYNSVVAGLHEYYCIATEVSHDFGKLAFSINKQLRNRLKGDLSKTGYLKDGFIKRKYGESRQLRFLHKRPVVPVGFAQPKNAQHKRKAVNKYTVEGRELIHKNLQIDTETMLWVMRNPVRGRSIEYADNRISLYAAQYGKCAVTGETMAPHDIHCHHKLPVSKGGTDEYANLILIKKDVHTIIHATQDPTVERLLKFLNLEPKQLVKLNKLRALAEMPPIIL, encoded by the coding sequence ATGCCTGTGCCCACTTCGGAGCAGCAAGAAAGGAAAAGTAAACAAAGAAAAATCCGCAATTCAGAGTATTACGACATGGAGTCAACCTTTGACCGCCTGTATGCCGAAAGCAAAAATGGAAAAACCTTCAATCATCTGATGGAAATCATTGAGAGCGAGGAAAACATCAAGCTGGCTTATCGGACGATCAAAAAGAATACAGGAAGTAATACGGCTGGTGTGGATAAGCGGACGATAAAAAGCCTCATGAAATTAAGTGAGGAAGAATACGTCCGCCAGATACGAAATCAATTCAGCAACTATCACCCGCGCCCCGTAAGGCGTGTGGAGATACCAAAGCCCAATGGAAAGATGAGACCGCTGGGAATCCCCACGATCATAGACCGCATTGTCCAACAGTGCGTTTTACAGGTCATGGAGCCGATCTGTGAAGCAAAATTCAGTGAGAATTCAAACGGGTTCCGCCCGAATCGCTCTGCTGAAACAGCGATTGCACAGTGTATGCGGCTGGTGCAGGTACAACACCTGCATCATGTCGTTGATCTTGACATCAAAGGATTCTTCGACAACATCAACCATACAAAACTGATCCGTCAAATCTGGGCATTGGGAATCCGTGACAAAAAGCTGATATGCATCATTAAGGAAATGCTGAAAGCGCCGGTCATCATGCCAAACGGTGAAAAGGTCTATCCGACCAAGGGAACACCACAGGGAGGAATCCTGTCACCGCTACTTGCAAATATCGTATTGAATGAACTGGATTGGTGGATTGCTTCCCAATGGGAAGAAATGCCAACCAAAACAGAATTCAAGATAAGAGAAAATGCGAGTGGCACAAAGATCAAGAGCCATTCTTACAGAGCTTTGCGCAGAAGCAGACTGAAAGAAATGCACGCGGTCAGATACGCAGATGATTTCAAAATCTTCTGTTCCTCTCATGAGGAAGCTGTCAGGGCCTATAAAGCCACAGAATTATGGCTGAAGGACAGACTGGGGCTGGATATCAGTCCTGATAAATCCAAGGTAGCGAACCTGAAACGGCAGTATTCTGAATTTCTCGGATTCAAGCTGAAAGTTCGTAAAAAGGGCAGGAAATATGTCATTCGGTCTCATATGAGCGATAAGGCGTACAAAAAGGCGCATGAAAAGCTATCCGAAGAAGTGAAGAAGCTGGCTCATTCGTCAGAAGAAGCACAGTTCATGCAGTTACAGAAATACAATTCTGTTGTTGCAGGCCTTCACGAATACTACTGTATTGCTACAGAAGTATCTCATGACTTCGGAAAGCTTGCCTTCAGTATTAACAAACAGCTCAGAAACAGGCTGAAAGGCGATCTGTCCAAAACAGGATATCTCAAGGATGGGTTTATCAAGCGGAAATATGGAGAAAGCAGACAGCTGAGATTTCTTCACAAGCGGCCTGTGGTTCCGGTGGGATTTGCACAGCCCAAGAACGCCCAGCATAAACGCAAGGCGGTCAATAAGTATACGGTGGAAGGTCGTGAGTTGATTCATAAGAATCTTCAAATTGACACAGAAACAATGCTTTGGGTGATGCGTAATCCTGTCCGGGGTCGATCTATAGAGTATGCGGATAACAGGATTTCACTGTATGCGGCGCAGTACGGCAAATGTGCTGTCACTGGGGAGACAATGGCTCCTCATGACATCCACTGTCACCATAAGCTGCCGGTCAGCAAAGGTGGAACCGATGAATATGCCAACCTGATTTTGATTAAGAAGGATGTGCATACCATCATCCATGCAACACAAGACCCAACAGTCGAGAGACTCCTGAAATTCCTTAATCTTGAACCAAAACAACTTGTAAAGCTTAACAAGCTTCGTGCATTGGCAGAAATGCCGCCCATTATTCTTTGA
- a CDS encoding CHAP domain-containing protein, whose protein sequence is MGKKLKKDFKERQRARIEKERLQSNSSIEPEENKLKHNDDYRGKIVHDKDRFQDKVHEKVSKRSAETELNGKTSKRNARYRASDKDSVASVTETEGVSQKEIGKADYDTEVKDGKIYDPLGKDLDNDGIIDRYDNDFRDSDYFESTYDVDALKKDEISRNPVNKQKAQKKNYKRKNYSDKLYTRKKDKEAKEEKADNKKSRKEAILDREKKNRLSKEQERTFRDKASKVSALSGLAKGSETVRDYLSHGSDENQGVEAGEKTADTSSKLIHGIKNYSDKKKAKKGYDLTNKDYKIRKRKSKLEFRDAKEELKKTQEYQKANNFKRFQKRKQMKDSIKRQNKSRLRDRIKEGLIGSLKSSKEVILRKAKRLMVIFIGLIILGTFFINFAGTGMTGFMNSTSSVLTTSYLSKPNVLNEINQNFSAMESELQSEVDNVEENYPGYDEYILNNTEYIGHNVHELLSYITSRCGEVKNVSEVSSVLNELFKSMYDLEYKEEVEIRYRTVTETYTDEDGNEYTESHEEPYEYKKLIVTLHKREMDSIIKEVFANYPDNLKHYEALFLAQGNMGEAFGNSDLIASNGGIGGGKEYEASTEVQKKIVNAAYITPSPGAGWCAMWVSQVYQNAGLGYIGGNACDMYRNYTFTSDKSKLKVGMLVAVESSSSGSTAGLTYGHVGIYIGDGKVIDNIGRIRVTTLDDWIASFCQHHPVGFGFPPNVNR, encoded by the coding sequence ATGGGAAAGAAACTGAAAAAGGACTTTAAGGAAAGGCAAAGGGCAAGGATTGAAAAGGAAAGGCTGCAAAGTAATAGCAGCATAGAGCCTGAAGAAAATAAACTAAAGCATAATGATGATTACAGAGGGAAAATCGTCCATGACAAAGACAGATTTCAAGATAAGGTTCATGAAAAGGTCAGTAAGAGAAGTGCAGAAACTGAATTAAACGGAAAAACTTCTAAAAGAAATGCAAGGTATAGAGCTTCTGATAAGGATAGCGTAGCTTCTGTAACTGAAACAGAAGGTGTAAGTCAAAAAGAAATTGGAAAAGCTGATTATGATACTGAGGTTAAAGATGGAAAAATCTATGATCCTTTAGGAAAAGACCTTGACAATGATGGGATTATAGACAGATATGACAACGACTTTAGGGACAGCGACTATTTTGAGTCAACCTATGATGTAGATGCATTAAAAAAAGATGAGATTAGCAGAAATCCAGTAAATAAGCAAAAGGCTCAAAAGAAAAATTATAAGAGAAAAAACTATTCCGATAAGCTCTATACCAGAAAAAAGGACAAAGAAGCCAAAGAGGAAAAGGCTGACAATAAAAAAAGCAGAAAAGAAGCCATTCTTGATAGAGAAAAGAAAAACAGGCTTTCTAAAGAACAGGAAAGAACTTTTAGGGATAAGGCTTCTAAGGTGTCCGCTTTATCAGGACTTGCTAAAGGAAGTGAAACCGTAAGAGATTACCTATCTCATGGAAGCGATGAAAATCAAGGGGTAGAGGCAGGAGAGAAGACAGCAGATACAAGCTCAAAGCTCATTCATGGCATTAAGAACTACTCGGATAAGAAAAAAGCAAAAAAAGGATATGACCTTACAAATAAGGACTATAAAATCAGAAAGAGAAAATCCAAATTGGAGTTTCGAGATGCCAAAGAGGAGCTGAAAAAGACACAGGAGTATCAAAAAGCAAATAACTTTAAGCGATTTCAAAAGCGAAAGCAGATGAAAGATTCCATTAAAAGACAGAATAAGTCAAGGCTTAGAGATCGCATTAAGGAAGGGCTTATAGGAAGTCTTAAAAGTTCAAAGGAAGTCATATTAAGAAAAGCAAAGAGACTTATGGTTATTTTCATAGGTCTTATTATTTTGGGAACTTTCTTTATCAACTTTGCAGGAACGGGAATGACAGGCTTTATGAACTCCACAAGTTCTGTTCTTACAACAAGCTATTTGTCAAAGCCAAATGTCCTAAATGAAATCAATCAGAACTTTTCCGCTATGGAAAGTGAGCTTCAAAGTGAGGTTGACAATGTCGAAGAAAATTATCCCGGATATGACGAGTACATCCTAAATAATACAGAGTACATCGGTCATAATGTCCATGAGCTTTTATCCTACATTACATCAAGGTGCGGAGAAGTAAAGAATGTATCGGAAGTAAGCTCCGTATTAAATGAGCTTTTTAAGTCCATGTATGACCTTGAGTATAAGGAAGAAGTAGAAATCAGATACAGGACAGTTACAGAAACCTATACCGATGAAGATGGAAATGAATATACCGAAAGCCATGAAGAACCTTACGAGTACAAGAAACTGATTGTAACCCTTCATAAAAGGGAAATGGACAGCATCATAAAGGAAGTCTTTGCAAACTATCCTGACAATCTAAAACACTATGAAGCCTTATTCCTTGCTCAAGGCAATATGGGAGAAGCCTTTGGCAATAGCGATCTGATTGCTTCAAATGGAGGTATCGGAGGTGGAAAAGAGTATGAGGCATCTACGGAAGTTCAAAAGAAGATTGTAAATGCTGCATACATTACGCCATCTCCGGGTGCAGGCTGGTGTGCTATGTGGGTATCGCAGGTCTATCAAAATGCAGGACTTGGATATATCGGAGGAAATGCCTGTGATATGTACCGAAACTATACCTTTACATCAGATAAATCAAAACTCAAGGTAGGAATGCTTGTTGCAGTTGAAAGTAGTAGTAGCGGAAGTACAGCAGGACTTACCTATGGTCATGTAGGAATTTATATAGGCGATGGCAAGGTGATAGATAATATCGGGAGAATCAGAGTAACTACCTTAGATGATTGGATAGCATCTTTTTGTCAGCATCATCCCGTAGGCTTCGGCTTTCCGCCAAATGTAAACAGATAA
- a CDS encoding VirB6/TrbL-like conjugal transfer protein, CD1112 family, protein MFGIFDKIEEFFKDLLLGGIQANLESMFLDINDKVGAIATDVGKTPMGWNGQVFSFIKSINDSVIIPIAGLIITAVLCIELINMVMQKNNMHDTDTFEFFKYIIKMWIAVWLVSHAFQFSMAVFDVAQHMVNKAAGVINTSAVISGDQIVTMVEGLKDKGLGELVMILFETSLIKVAIQVISIVIMLVVYGRMFEIYVYSSVSAIPFATMGNKEWGQIGTNYIKGLFAIGLQGLFLMVCLGIYAVLVKTIQITDIHTSTFTILGYAVLLGLMMLKSGTLAKSVLNAH, encoded by the coding sequence ATGTTTGGGATATTCGACAAGATAGAGGAGTTTTTCAAAGATCTTCTACTGGGCGGTATCCAAGCAAATCTTGAGTCCATGTTTCTTGACATCAACGATAAAGTTGGTGCGATTGCAACGGATGTGGGAAAGACACCGATGGGGTGGAACGGACAGGTTTTCAGCTTTATTAAAAGCATTAACGATTCCGTTATCATTCCCATTGCAGGGCTAATCATTACGGCAGTCCTTTGTATCGAGCTTATCAATATGGTTATGCAAAAGAACAATATGCACGATACGGATACCTTTGAATTTTTCAAATACATCATAAAGATGTGGATTGCCGTATGGTTAGTGTCTCATGCTTTTCAGTTTTCTATGGCAGTCTTTGATGTGGCACAGCACATGGTAAATAAAGCGGCAGGGGTTATCAATACCTCTGCCGTTATCTCCGGAGATCAGATTGTAACGATGGTAGAAGGCTTAAAGGATAAAGGTCTTGGAGAGCTTGTCATGATACTCTTTGAAACCTCGCTCATAAAGGTGGCAATACAGGTCATTTCTATTGTGATTATGTTGGTGGTTTACGGAAGAATGTTTGAGATATATGTTTACTCATCCGTTTCAGCCATTCCATTTGCCACAATGGGAAACAAAGAGTGGGGACAGATTGGAACGAACTATATCAAAGGCTTATTTGCCATAGGACTACAAGGACTCTTTTTAATGGTTTGTCTTGGAATATACGCAGTATTAGTTAAGACAATACAGATAACAGATATACACACAAGTACCTTTACGATACTTGGATATGCGGTTTTGCTGGGGTTAATGATGCTAAAGAGCGGAACGCTGGCTAAAAGCGTATTAAATGCACACTAA
- a CDS encoding VirB4-like conjugal transfer ATPase, CD1110 family — MKDKRKIQQLKLEQNQKKLRSQKQDLKQNKGKSKKDRGGLLDLIFRKEPKRYTVEDTIPYLRLLKSGICQIDEKHFNKSIAFEDINYQLALEEDRDLIFNQFANFLNSFDPSISIEFSYINQLGRNEEMKSAIQIPDKKDGFDDIRLEFREMLKSQIVKGNNGLKKSKYVTFTVEADNLEQATSKLERLEIDILSSLKSMGVRAESLNGEERLKILHDVLNPNKTFEFSYKDLKKKESTKTYIVPDEFNFTPSRYFKFGKFIGAASHFQILASELSDRMLAEFLDIDDNINISFHIKAIEQSEAIKMVKRKNTDIDKMKIEENKKAVRSGYDMDILPSDLITYGEDVKSLLKDLQTRDERMFVVTIILMNFARTIQKLDNTISQISSIANKHNCKLKRLDHSQEQGLISVLPLGVNKIEIDRGLTSSSTAVFMPFTTEELFINSANSLYYGLNALSHNLIMADRKKLKNPNGLILGTPGSGKSFSAKREMANAILTTDDDVIICDPEGEYGNLVRQFKGEVIKVSSKSKDYLNPLDINMNYGDGDAPLKDKANFIMSMLELVVGGSGLTAEEKSVIDRCLPKIYEKYFENPKPCNMPILQNLYDMLKNQEEKVGKKLATEMEIYVTGSLNVFNHQSNVDLNKQLLCFDIKELGSQLKKIGMLVIQDQVWNKVSQNRGNKATRYYIDEFHLLLKDEQTASYSVEIWKRFRKWGGIPTGITQNVKDLLMSKEIENIFDNTDFVLMLNQASGDREILARKLKISQPQLKYVTNSNAGEGLLFFGNTIVPFLDKFPKDTILYQKMTTKPEEVR, encoded by the coding sequence TTGAAAGACAAAAGAAAGATTCAGCAGCTAAAGTTAGAACAAAACCAAAAGAAGTTAAGAAGTCAAAAACAGGACTTAAAGCAAAATAAGGGAAAGTCTAAAAAAGATAGGGGCGGATTACTTGACCTTATCTTTAGGAAAGAGCCGAAAAGATACACAGTTGAAGATACCATTCCCTACCTTAGACTTTTAAAAAGTGGGATATGTCAGATTGATGAAAAGCATTTTAATAAGAGTATCGCTTTTGAGGATATAAACTATCAGCTTGCCTTAGAAGAAGATAGGGATTTGATTTTTAATCAGTTTGCAAACTTTCTTAATTCTTTTGATCCAAGTATCAGCATCGAATTTTCATATATCAATCAGCTTGGTAGAAACGAAGAAATGAAATCAGCCATTCAAATACCGGATAAAAAGGACGGGTTTGACGATATACGCCTTGAGTTTCGAGAAATGCTCAAGAGTCAGATTGTAAAGGGAAATAACGGACTGAAAAAATCAAAGTATGTAACCTTTACGGTGGAAGCGGATAATTTAGAGCAGGCAACATCAAAACTTGAAAGACTGGAGATAGATATATTATCAAGTCTTAAAAGTATGGGAGTAAGAGCAGAAAGCTTGAACGGAGAGGAAAGACTAAAGATACTTCATGATGTTTTAAATCCGAATAAGACCTTTGAATTTTCATATAAAGACTTAAAGAAAAAGGAAAGTACCAAGACATATATTGTGCCTGATGAATTTAACTTTACACCGTCAAGGTATTTTAAGTTTGGAAAGTTTATCGGAGCGGCAAGTCATTTTCAAATCCTTGCAAGTGAGCTTTCCGACCGTATGCTTGCAGAGTTTTTGGATATAGACGATAACATCAATATCTCTTTTCATATCAAGGCAATCGAACAATCGGAAGCCATCAAGATGGTTAAAAGAAAAAATACCGATATTGACAAGATGAAGATTGAGGAAAACAAAAAGGCTGTAAGGTCGGGATATGATATGGACATTCTTCCAAGTGATTTAATTACCTATGGAGAAGATGTAAAAAGTCTTTTAAAAGACCTTCAGACAAGAGATGAAAGAATGTTTGTTGTAACCATTATCCTTATGAACTTTGCAAGGACAATCCAAAAGCTGGACAATACCATTTCTCAAATCAGCTCTATTGCCAATAAGCATAATTGCAAGTTAAAAAGGCTTGACCATTCCCAAGAGCAGGGCTTAATCAGTGTACTTCCTCTTGGGGTAAATAAGATTGAAATTGACAGAGGACTAACCTCATCATCTACGGCAGTATTTATGCCTTTTACCACAGAGGAGCTTTTCATAAATTCGGCGAACAGTTTGTATTATGGACTAAATGCCCTAAGCCATAACCTGATTATGGCAGATAGAAAGAAATTGAAAAACCCGAACGGTTTAATTCTCGGAACTCCGGGAAGTGGTAAATCCTTTAGTGCAAAAAGAGAAATGGCAAATGCCATTCTTACAACCGATGATGATGTGATTATCTGCGATCCGGAAGGCGAGTACGGAAACCTTGTGCGTCAGTTTAAAGGAGAAGTCATAAAGGTTAGCAGTAAGTCAAAAGACTATCTAAATCCCCTTGACATCAATATGAACTATGGCGATGGGGACGCACCACTGAAAGATAAGGCGAACTTCATTATGTCCATGCTTGAGCTTGTCGTTGGCGGTAGTGGTCTTACAGCAGAAGAAAAATCGGTTATAGATAGATGCCTGCCTAAGATTTATGAAAAGTATTTTGAAAATCCAAAGCCTTGTAATATGCCCATTCTTCAAAACCTATATGATATGTTAAAAAATCAGGAAGAAAAAGTCGGAAAAAAACTGGCAACGGAAATGGAGATTTATGTAACAGGTTCTCTTAATGTATTTAACCATCAGTCCAATGTGGACTTAAATAAGCAGCTACTTTGTTTTGACATTAAGGAGTTAGGCTCGCAGCTTAAAAAAATCGGAATGCTTGTTATTCAGGATCAGGTATGGAACAAAGTATCGCAAAATAGGGGAAATAAGGCTACAAGGTACTATATCGACGAGTTTCACTTATTGTTAAAAGATGAGCAGACAGCTTCCTATTCCGTAGAAATTTGGAAAAGATTTCGTAAGTGGGGAGGAATCCCGACAGGCATTACACAAAATGTCAAAGACTTACTTATGAGCAAGGAAATTGAAAATATCTTTGATAATACGGACTTTGTTTTAATGCTTAATCAGGCTTCAGGAGATAGAGAGATTTTAGCAAGGAAACTTAAAATCTCACAGCCACAGCTAAAATATGTAACCAATTCCAATGCAGGAGAAGGACTTTTGTTCTTTGGAAATACCATTGTCCCTTTCCTTGATAAATTCCCGAAAGACACAATCCTTTATCAGAAGATGACAACTAAGCCTGAAGAAGTGAGGTAG